GTAAAGCTTTGTATCTCTTAAGGAAGTTTCAACTGGTGCTCAAAGCCTATGAGAATGTTAATTGCAGTTGTAATCCAGTGAACTTAAGCAGGCAAGTAGACTACCAGatgacaaaaataaagagttcaaaatcaaaagaaagaaaactgaaGTGATGGAGACAAAACAAATACAGtgatattacaaaaaaaagaactatGCATTTGATGTGAGAATTCAATTGGTTACctctatattttcattttattgatCCTATCTTTGTATCCAAATAGTGTGCTTAAGGTAAAATCCATCACAGCACTTCTGCATGTCCAAACTAAGTTATTATTGTACAATGAACAAAAATCAGACATAATGTAAGAACCCAAAAACCACACTGGATATTcttgtttgatgataaaaataggtagtaataataaagtgttaaagctaacaaaataacaaatacctgaatataAAACAGCTTCCTAAAGGGTAGTTGTCACCAGAATGTTATTGATATTACCCTGTTTATTCAAAATCAAGAACCCAAACAAAGAAACgtcattttgtagtttatatGAAGGCAGAAATCATTAGAATGAACAAATAAATGTGAATCATATCTAGAATGAAATTTTTATgcaaagggaaaagagaatGAAACACAAATCAAGATAATCACCTAAGCCATAGACTCATTGTACTTGTTCCTAAGGTTCTGAACCAATTCAAATTCACATTAACATTGACTACCGCagttacataatttcttgattcAGGACAGCCATTGCATCTTTAATGGCTTGGGTAGAACCACCAAAGATGGCATCCATGACCTCATTCACTTTAGCCTCTACATTCTCCTTGTCCAGCTAAGAACATTGTCTCCCAGCTCTTTTAGTTGCTTCTAGTTTGGTACAAAACTGAGTCAGCTAGATTCCTTGCGTCTATGGCATCCCTCTTTTCCTTGTCTTccttttgcaaaattttcagctTCTTTAACCATCCTATCCACCtgcaacatttttattttgtacataCAAACATGGGGTTTAGTAATATAATTAGGTTAGGTTTACAGGtactaataaaaaaagtgaatgtttccattttttttattttattaaattgaaaaacataTATGCTTGAAATGCCGAGatttcagaaagaaaagaaagatgtaggttcttcttgtttttatatttattaccTCTTTCAATGATGTTACCATGTTCTACAAAGAACCTACATCTTTGAAAGAggtaataaatataaaaacaagaAGCTTCTTGTGctacaatataaattataagaaaaaaaacattgaagttaaaaaaaatgaagacatAAAAGCATTTTTCAGTCTACACACTAATTAGAACATAAACAGGAGGGGGGGAGGGTGGATTCGCAGCCACTGCCGATGGCTATGGTTCTAGAACTATAATATAAGAAAACAGCATATTCCACTAGTGGtctaaatttttcttgatatataattagttatttctcaaatagataaattaattataGTTAGCTAAGAGAGTTGGGTTTTAGGCTTATTCAAAATCATTCTAATAATATCTCTAGCCACAATGTCCTCAACCACCAGATTCTAATTCATGCCTTCTGTTAAGAACTAAAACTTGATATATCTAGTTTGAGCAAAACCCAAATTCTCTTCAAAACAACAGTTTTTGCAAATACATACCCCATCACTATGCATGGTGCTAGCACTGGTTGTCCCTCacaaactctctctcacccTGATAGAAATTAATCTCTTCACTGGTCTGTCCATCTGCTGCGGTGGAGAACACCTCTGATTTGGAAGTTGGTGAAGTTGACACCACCCAAAGTTTCAAGTCCTTCTATGGTGAGACATCCAAGAGCACAATGTCATTAACTTCTCCAGCAAAAAAACAGAGTCTGGaaataaaagtaacaaaaaaataataagttgaatTAGATAATAACAAGAAAAGGACAAACCTGAACTACAGCCCCAAGAACAAAAACTTCATCCATATTTTTCAGCTCCTAAACAGCTGGGATACAAGTTGAATTAAATCCATATCTTTGGAAAACTTTGCATCTCTCAAGGAAGTTTCAACTGGTGCTTAAAGCTTATGAGTTGTAATCCAGAGAACTTAAGCACGCAATTAGACTACCAGATGAGACAAAAAGAGagttcaaaatcaaaagaaagaaaactgaaGTGatggagataaaaaaaatacagtCATATTACATATGTCTAATAATTTCAATTGTCAAAAGGCATACCTGTCTAACAAATCTGAACACAGTTCTTCAAATTTGACACTAGTCAGCATGGTGTCAATGTGTTTTGGGCCATCCGAATGGTGATAATGAAAGGTAAACTGGAAAAGCAAATGTTTTTCTCTGTGATTatggcaaagagagagagatcaactTAAAGAAAGAAGGCATAGAAACAGCCACATACCTAATATTATTGGTTTGAGTCAGAGATGACAGCTCCATCTTCGCTTTCTCAGCAGTCTCTATGAGACGTTGTAGAGCTTGCCTGTCATTCAGAAGATCTATGCCTTCatctttcttaaattttattctctatttaaaattatagaatGTAAGTGTGTAATTTAGTAACAGCTAACAATAAATCAGAAAACAAAGAATATAAGCTAAAGATCTACTAATTTATCTTGTTTCAACCTTGTTGAAATCATCACCTCCTAGATGAGTGTCGGCCAAGGTAGGACGTACCTCAAATACTCCATCTCCAGCCTCAAGAACTGCATAGGAAAAACATAACAGAAGTATATAAGGTTCATTACCTATTCCTTATATATTTACATGTCACAACTCAGGATTCTTCAAATTTGATTATGATCAAACATAATATTTGATTATAGACAAGTTTTACTGGTACCTTAGCTGCATCAGCTTCTCAAATCCTGAAACTATCCAAGCAATACATCCCATCATCAGATTTCCACAGAAATTTCTTCAGATTATCTGATTCTTCTTGATAATTGGCATATTCTAGATGTTTAGTCCCTATAAAATATTTCTCAAGATAGTTCTTATAATTAAGTTCATATGGATGCTTTAAAGTACAGTTATGTATATTGGTAAAAGGGTTCCAATTtgaaaagcattaaaaaaaaaaaaaattcatcacaagCTTGTTTTGTTATTGAAACAATTACACTAAGATAAATGTTTGCATTCAGCTTAGGTTTCACAAAGGGTGGCTGAAAAGTCTAAGAACCAGTCACCCTGAAATTGAACTTTAACTGAAGATAGGCAGTAATCTTGTTGCTAACACCAAGGTACAGTCTTCATCTGATTCAACCTAtcaaaaataagtttgagaattaacttaaggaaaaggaaaagataggAAAATAATACTATTTCTACTATCTTGCaatcaaatttccaaaaattcaaaacaagtgaaCCCTGTAACCTAATCTATGTAATAAGATATATAAAGATAGGAGTAAGATATGCACCTATTTATCTTCTTGTAGTTGCTGTAAATTCACTAAAAACTGTCTGTTTCCAAATTCAAAGTTCCTGCATACAGAATTCAATAACTGATAAGTTCACTAAACCTGAAACAAAAAGGAAGAATGAAGAGAGCCAGTATTTGGTGAATTCAAAGTGAACTTAGAAAGGAGATGCATGAATGTAAGAAAGTAGTGGCGTTAAATCCCTCTGATCAACTGACCAGatctcatgattttttttttctcaataatatTGATGTTATGAAGCATCTACCTAagtgaaaaacatttttttttcccttcccaGTTCCCAGATAACAATTTACTGagataaaactaaataaaaatttatagttgCATTGTAGAGAACATGATTTTTATTACTCATTTTATGATTCATATGGTTACAGAGTGAAGTGAGTTACAGAAACTAAAGCTAAAAACTGAGAATCGTTGCCTACTTGTTTTAATTAAGAATTAAATATAGTGAGTTGAAATAATTACCTGTTTaggttgaaaattttcaatagcTTCATTAAAAAGTTGTCAAATATCCAAGGAATCAGATGCGAGCATAATGAAGCCATTCTTGAAATGGAACAACCCTTCCGTTAACACCTAGTTGTGATCTTTATCCATGCCAAACTACCTGAAATAAGTTTTAGAACATACGAAAATAAGCAtataaatgaaaggaaaaaaaaaaaaagattttccaacaacttttttcattagAGGCTTACATAATTGGAGTATCGACTCGCTTTGGAGATCACAAACTCTGGTCTGTTTTTATATTCCATATACTGCACAAAAATTATACTTCTAATTGAAGGAAAACAAGAggaatttggataatttatcTACAAAGAAAACTTAATTTAAAGGAGATGAATGGACCTGTAGTAATAGTGGACCAGAACATCCTTCTGAAATACATTCAATTAAGGATTCGAGCAGTCTTGGACCATTTCCCTCCAATTTCTGCCTGGAATCATTccaaaaaagtgaagaaaaaaacataaaacaaagttTCTAATATCATGTTTCATGTCAGTTTGGTTTACAAAAAAGAGGACTATGCATTCGATGTGAgaattcaattgatttttttaatccaaactaAGTTATCATTGTACAGTGAACAAAAACCAGCAATTATGTAAGAACCCAAAAAACCATATCTGgatattttgtttgttgataTAAATAGGTAGTAATAATAAAGAGTTgaagcaaacaaaataataaatacctGAATATAAAACCGCTTCCTAGATGGTGGTTGTCAAATAATGATCTCTCACCAGAtgttatcaaaatatcaacaagTGCCAGACTTCAATCTATTTAGTGTGATGTATGGAATATATGACAAGGGTGGAAGTCAGTTGATTTTTCCAAAGAACCGGAAGCAAAGCACTATGCCAGGGCGAGGGACAGGAAAAGAAACAGCTCCGAAGAAAGAAATTGGGGTTCCCAATGCTTCCCCTGACCATCAAACAACAAGAGAGTGTAGCTGTTTTGAATAAGTTAAGGAAGGGCTTGGAATTGAGTACTGCCTTCCCGAGTGTATTTCGCCTAAAGAACGCAACAGAAAAGTGtcattttatcatttatataaagatagaaaacaatagaatgaaaaaacaaatgtGGATTTATGCATCTTCCCACTTGGGTCCCCTCTTAGTATGAGAATCATATCTAGAATGAACATTTTACGTGAGGGAAAAAAGAATGAACCCAAAACATGATAATCACCTTAGCTGTTGACTTGTTGCACTTTTTCATATGGTTCTGAATATGCCCAGATACATACACCTCCTTTCATTCTATGTTTCCAATTCATTCTACATCCAATTTCAAAAGTGAGAAGAGTAAAAAAAcattacaaaattttgataagtaaaaaaaaaaaaaaaaaaattgagcagTGTAAGGCCAACCCTCCCCTGTTCATTTTTTCAAATTGTAcattttttgattgatttgaaagaaaattgatTAACTCAAGCATCATTGTTTTGATAAACACAAATTGGAAATCCCAATGCTATTCCGAAAAATTCAATAATCATTAGATTATAAATGAGTCTAACTGAATACCTTAGCTGCATCAACTTCCCAAATCTTGAAACTATCCAAGTGATTTATCCCATGACCATATTGCCCCAGAAACTTGTTCAAATTCTTCATATAATTATCTCCATGAGGCTGTTAACAGAACACAAAGCATGTactttaaaacaataataataatagttatgATAATAATGCTTTAAAGTAGAAATCCGAAGCATTACACAGTTTGGTTGCTGAAAGATCAATAAAATTTAACGAGAAAACCTCTGATTTTTGATTACCAGAAAACCtaaacaaaataccaaaataaataaataaaagtctcTGATTTTTAAAGAATAGAATTCGAAAAAGTGACAGATTCTAATTAAATATATGGAAATCAACGTAGCATAGAGAAAAAGCTCAGTTTCTTTTGAAAGCATAGAATGCGTACCAAGTGAAAGAGGGGAGTGGCCGTTGCAGAAGACGAAGTAGAGCTGTTTGCTGGTGTGGTCTCACCACCGGCTCCATTTGATTTCCAAATTAGGGAAATCCTTTtcgattttatttttgtatttttccgaTAACTGAGGACACTCCCTAATTCTCAGATTTCGTAAAGACTTGAGAAAGCCATCATCGGGTAGTGTTGTGAGATTGGGACAGCTCCAAATGTAAAGTGTTTCAAGTGAGATTGGATTCCTAATTGATTCGGGGAAAGTAATCAAATTGGGAAAGTCATCAATCCACAGCGACCGTAAAGAAGTGAGACAACTAATCTCAAGAAGTGATGTCAGATTAGTCTCGCATCTTTTAATCCCAAGAGATTCAAGTGAGGTGAGTTCCGGCAAAGTCATTAAATTTGGACAGTTTGAAATGCGGAGCTCTTTTAGGGTGGAAATACATTGAAGACCCACAGGGAGAGACTTCAGTTTCGGAATGCTACAGAAACCTAAATCATGGAGACAATTGAGCCATCGCCATTCCATGCCATCATCATGCATGTCTCTGAATGGATCGAACTCCTCGCAATTGTAAATTGATAGCTCACAGAGGGAGGTGAGATTACGCACCGCTCCAGACATAGATGTTAGTCTAGGGCAATTCTCAATATATAGTCGTTTGAGAGAATATAGTGCCCACTCAGCCGGAAGAGACTCTATATCTTCTATAGATTCCAATTGCATATCATTTAATTtggagagaggagaagaagaggataATGAAGAGGAGGAAACTGACATTGTCTCTTGCAAAGGCTTCAAACTGACCTTGTTTAAATATAGAAATTGTTCGAGATTGGGAAACAGGGGCATGGAAGTCATTTCAGGGCAATTACGAATCcacaaagaagagagaagaggaaaTAAAGGCAGTGAGTTGTGAGACTGATCTTGTTGATGATCTGGTGTTGACGCAGATGTTGTTGCAACTAAATCCCTCCCTGTTCTCCCCCACCATCCCTTCAAATTAGGACATTCCCATATTGTGAGTGACTTTAGAGATGGGAAGAACGGTGTTGATAATGTTGTGAATGAAGCAGACACCTCTTTACTCATATCATTATCGGATATGTACTCCAAATCATTCATCTTGTTAAGCCATAGAGATTTTAAAGAGGGGAGATGAGACAACGGTGGCAGATATCGGCATCTCTTACAACTCTCTATACTTAAATAAACAAGATTTATGAGAGAAGAGATCCAACTTGAAAATTTCACACCCTTATACTGATACACTTCCAAATATTTGAGATTTTCGTGTGGCTGGAGGTCTTCTAATAACTTCTCATCTTCATTATTAGCTACTTGATCTTGATGATACCAtattaatatcaatttttcaAGATATTGCTTCTCCCTTAAATTCACAACAATGGATTCTGAGTTAGTTTCTTCCAACCGTTCCAAATGTGAGATCTCTAATGTTCCTCGCAAGTTGTTTAGGTCCTTCAATTCGCCTAATCCACCAGTGTCGGAGGAGGTGCTCACAATGAATAATTGTAATGTTTGAAGTGAAGTCATTTGCCCTAATCCACAAGGCATATGACTCAAATTATCACAACCATGATTATAAAGATGTTTGAGGTTAACCAATTCTCCAAACTTTTTGGGTAATTCTTTAAGACCTCTACAATCATAAAGTTTTAGTACTTGCAAATTCAACAATGTAGTAATTGAATCAGGGAGAGTTTTAATATCCCTATTAAAAGAAAGATCGAGGTACTTTAGATGTATTAGTTTCCCTATAGAATTTGGCACTCTTGCTATTCCCAATCCATGTAGATCTAACGCACGCAAGCTCTTGAAACTCAAAATAATTGTATTCAACATTGACTCCTCCAAGGCACCGGAGTACGTCTCACTAAATGTCAGAAGAAATGAACATGCCTTGACTGCTTTAACCAAAAACCTTAAAGATTCAATAAAAGATGAGTCAATGCGAAATGGACATGATACatgatgatttttttcattaatatttttgcCATCAAAACTAACAAGCCTGCACTCCTTGCCTGCAACAGCTTCCGCAAGATCATGAATTAAATCATGCATCTTATATCTTAAGCCTTTGTAAGTCTCTACTTCCTCAAAGAAGGACCTCCAAAGTAAATCCTTGAAATACTCATCACCAACATCCTCTAAttgttgatttttgtttgatgaTTGGACAAACCCTTGTGCTATCCATAGTTGTATCACGGTTTCCTTATCCATCTCATAATCTTTGGGAAACAAAGAGCAATAGGCAAAACAACTCTTTAAATGTGATGGGAGATGATTATAGCTCAACTctaaaattggaaaaatttCACCCCCTTGAATTACATTTGCTTCTATATTACTCTTCACGAATGACCATTCAGACTCTTTTTCCTTGAAGTATAACACATTTCCTATGGACTTTATAGCAAGTGGTACCCCTTGACACAGGTTTACAATTTCCCTTCCAATTGTCATTAGTTTAGGATTGTTGGTTTCTTGCCATTTTCTAAATGCCACTTGCCTGAATAAAACCCAAGATTGTTCTTCAGACAGACCTTTGAGAAAATATGGTGAAATTGTGCGTGTAATCTCTGCAACCAATTTAATTCGAGTAGTTATTATAATCTTACTGCCTTTATAACCACCCATTAAAAGACTTTTCAATTCACGCCAATTTTCAGGATCTTCATTCCATATATCATCTAATACaagtaagtatttttttttatcaattttttcacgAAGTTGACCTTGCAACTGATCTATTACAAGGTTTCCAACTGGTGTATTACCAGAAGTAGATGctattatattttcaataattacTTTTAAATCAAAGACATCAGAGATGCATGCCCACATTTTTAACTCAAagtatttttgaactttctcaTCATTATACACATATTTAGCAAGTGTAGTCTTCCCTAGGCCCCCGATCCCCACAATGGGAATGACCGAAACATTCTCTTCTACATTAGAGTTGAATAAGAGGTCTATGATAGCCTTTTTGTCCTCATCCCTCCCAATAACATCTTCTCCCGGAACAAAAGAGTGAGTCTCCCTCTTCCTACTCATATCATTTGTCTCTGCATGGAATTCTTTCAGGTGAAACTTTTTCCTGTCTTCTGCTATCGCATTTAGTTTTTGCCTCATTGCCTTTATTTTTCGACTCATCTTATAACGAAAAGCAAGTGGGTTTGAACATGAAAAGCAAGTGCGTACCTCTTTTGCAACTTTGTTCTTACTCACCATGCTTTGCCTTGTAGCTTCAGTTGAGAACTCACTCAACAAGTCATCTGCGTCATAAACTGCATCGTTGAGCTTTTCGAGCCAGTGCTTGACTTGATGGTTACGAATTTGCTGCTCCGCTGCATCCTGAAGTACAGCTTGGATTGTGGAAACAGTGTCCTTGAGTTTTTCAAGCTCACCTTCGACACCCCAGAGTGATCCAATCTCTTGGAAAGTCTGAGAGCCCAgattttcaatcattttctgTGCAAGACCAAAGAGGATTGCTTCGGCCATTTCTTGGTAGTAGCTGAAAGGAACGCttaaagagagagatgaatGCTGGCTAGAAGTGATGAAAGTGTGAGTAAAAGTAATGCTGCAGTGAAGGAAGACCGAGTTTTAATGTGGACGAATGTCATCGATATCATTGGTTTTCTATGGTCATTTTCTTGGTACAATCATGCAGAGAAAAAGCAACCAAAAGAAAACAAGTGGGACAGAGGCTTAGTTGGAAATTTTGTCCAGTAGCTGGAAAATTATTGTTCCAGTCATACCATCTAATGGTAGACCGTGTCCAAAAGTTGGGCCCCCGTGTGAGAACTGCACTATAAAGTATAAACGCATGGTACTGTAATTTTTAGCTAACCAATTTtctgtcttaaaaaaaaaaaaaaaatatatatatatatatatatatattatttcttaGAAAAAAGTAGTGTTGAAcattggattaatttttttttttgagaaacaaacacacacacaaaggagaagaaaagagattccaacacaaaaacacaccacAACTTCACTCAAAAGACATTAGATTAATTGGTTGTGCAAGATCATGCCTCTCATCCAAAGTATATCAGTAAATtatatacttaattttttttttatgtgctCGTAAATTTTCACTATtaacttttaataattttttttgtgtttatatattataCAAACAATAGCATAACCATAATCCAAAAACATATCTATATATAGttaaaaccaaaataaagagaaatttcaattagattcttaattaaattttaattattgtcTAATTTTACGTCATGTGTCCTATTTAATTCTAAGTGAGTTAATATTGTGCAAAGGACAAAgagtctaaaataaataaaccatcaAACACTcaataaacaaaagaagagtaaactcatgtgtatatccaaaatctatatatatatatatatatatatttaaagccacagttaagaaaattttaattagatagtaaattagttttttacttgtgagctaattttgtgccatgtgttcactaaatttttttaatctttatgtcaagtgagttaatgaatGCAAAATATATACTAAGAGTTCAatattaataaaacattaaaaaaaaaagcaaaaaaaaaaaaacaaataatgttATATTTACTCAGCAAAAATCATCACattttctatcttattaaaaattagaataaaaattatcataaaaattattaaacttaggcaagaattttaatatgcatCCAAATACGTTTATTTTTCTAATGACTCAAtcaattatgtatatttttgtgattgaaaaatgttcttatttttaaatgcatcaATGTGTATGCATAGGTTACATG
This genomic stretch from Quercus robur chromosome 4, dhQueRobu3.1, whole genome shotgun sequence harbors:
- the LOC126724271 gene encoding putative disease resistance protein RGA4 isoform X4; this translates as MAEAILFGLAQKMIENLGSQTFQEIGSLWGVEGELEKLKDTVSTIQAVLQDAAEQQIRNHQVKHWLEKLNDAVYDADDLLSEFSTEATRQSMVSKNKVAKEVRTCFSCSNPLAFRYKMSRKIKAMRQKLNAIAEDRKKFHLKEFHAETNDMSRKRETHSFVPGEDVIGRDEDKKAIIDLLFNSNVEENVSVIPIVGIGGLGKTTLAKYVYNDEKVQKYFELKMWACISDVFDLKVIIENIIASTSGNTPVGNLVIDQLQGQLREKIDKKKYLLVLDDIWNEDPENWRELKSLLMGGYKGSKIIITTRIKLVAEITRTISPYFLKGLSEEQSWVLFRQVAFRKWQETNNPKLMTIGREIVNLCQGVPLAIKSIGNVLYFKEKESEWSFVKSNIEANVIQGGEIFPILELSYNHLPSHLKSCFAYCSLFPKDYEMDKETVIQLWIAQGFVQSSNKNQQLEDVGDEYFKDLLWRSFFEEVETYKGLRYKMHDLIHDLAEAVAGKECRLVSFDGKNINEKNHHVSCPFRIDSSFIESLRFLVKAVKACSFLLTFSETYSGALEESMLNTIILSFKSLRALDLHGLGIARVPNSIGKLIHLKYLDLSFNRDIKTLPDSITTLLNLQVLKLYDCRGLKELPKKFRELVNLKHLYNDGCDNLSHMPCGLGQMTSLQTLQLFIVSTSSHIGGLGELKELNNLRGTLEISHLGRLEETNSESIVVNLREKQHLEKLILKWYYQDQVDNNEDEKLLEDLQPHENLKYFEVYQYKGVKFSSWVSSHTNLVDLSIESCKRCRYLPPLSHLPSLKSLRLGTMNDLEYISDKDMSKGVASSTTLSTTFFPSLKSLTIKECPNLKGWWGRTGRDLVATTSASTPDHQQDQSHNSLPLFPLLSSLRISYCPEMTSMPLFPNLEESLCLYNVSLKPLQETMSVSYSSLSSSSPLSKLNDMTLFSIEDIESLPAEWALHSLKELYIENCPRLTSMSGAVRNLTSLCLLSIVDCEEFDPFRDMHDDGMEWRCLNCLRDLFFKGIPKLKSLPVGLQCISTLKELRISNCPNLMTLPELTSLEYFGIARCEPNLTSLLEISCLTSLRLLRIMGFPNLITFPESIRNPISLEKLSIWGCPNLTTLPDDGCLKSLQKLQIVECPQLEEKYKNKIDKDFPNLEIRWE